Part of the Arachis hypogaea cultivar Tifrunner chromosome 6, arahy.Tifrunner.gnm2.J5K5, whole genome shotgun sequence genome, ATTCCGATCAACGAAGATTCCCACAGAACAAGGCGCATTTTGCATTACGCTCTTGTTTATATCCTTATACACGGAGTTCGTTGTTTCAAGCAAATTACCGTTACTCAAGTGTTTGTGGAATGGAAGGAGAATCAAACTTGCGCCTCTTTCTCTGGCGGAGTTGAAAATATCTTCATGAATGCTTTCGTAGGCCGAGACCACGCTGGTGGTCTCGACCCTGAAAGCATCATGACCAGCTCTGTTTCCAAAACCCTCGAAGGTAAAAGTAATGTTTTCTAACTCCACCTGTGATTGGGTGAAGGCAGTTTGGCCTCCGAGCTGTGAAGTCGGCTTGTCCATATGAGCAACAACAAGTGCAGTGGCACGGTTTGTGATTTCGACAAGGTACAAGCCGAAAACGTATACAGGGGAGAGTCTTGTAGCACTGAAGAGTTCAATGATGTTGATCATGCTTGTGGCGTGCTGGTTAGTGTGGACGCATGCTAACATTCGGAGTTCTGCATCAATTCTTAGCCTTTCTATGGTTCTTAGCTTCGTTTGTTGGAACCGCTTTCTTGGTTTGAAGATCAGGTTGATGATGGGAGAGACTACCATAGTCATTAGAAGAACAGCAGAAATAAGAACAGCATAGGTTGGTGCAAAAAAAATCTACAACCATCATTTTCAACAATCaattatttaattgaatataCGCACATTTTCTGTCTAAATAATTATTACAAATTAGGATTATGCTaagtgtatactaaaatcaactactaaaattagtcattagtataaaatacatattaaaaataaattaaactatatatatatttatacacaaaatatattaggctgattttagtgtataaataatatttttgtataaattatttaataacaactatgctattatgtatatataaaaaattaattataatataaaatatatattaaaaataaattaaataatatatatttatatataaatacataataaatagttaattaatttaatagttaatttttaatgtgtatataatattttttatttaataaacatACCCATATTTGCAAAGAATAAATAAACCTTAATAATGGTTAAAACATTGTATGACTAGACAAAATTAACCTTAAATAAATTGAGTGTATGTACTGTAAATATCAATTCATTAGCTTTCTATAATTCTATTGTTTGACTAAAATGAGTTTTCATCATTAAATATCTACatgtgtattttttttctttcaaaagttAAATTATTAGTGTCATAATTTTTTCAagaaattaattgaaataaatagTATGGTTAAAGAATAGAAAATTACCATCTTATCCCAAGCAATGCTTAGCAATATGAGAGCTAAGGCACCTTTGGTGTTGAGAAGCAATCCTATGGCAAAACCATCTTTGGCGGGCCTACCAAATAAGGAGGTGACAAATAAAGTTCCCAATATCTTTGTGACACATAATAAGATCACAACGAGGAATGTCAATTTCCAATTTGCATGAGAAAAAACAGATGAAATCATAAATCTCATTCCAGtcccagaaaagtaaattgatgCTAGAAAGCCGGTACCAAAATCATCAGAAACCGCCATAACCGAGTCAGCAAATCTGCCACGAGGTAAAATTAGTCCGTACACAAAAGCACCAACAATGCCATGTGTGCCAATAATATCCGTAACATATGAACACAACAAGAGCCCCATCACCACAAAAAGTAGTTGGTACTCATCCATTTCATTCTCCTCTGTCTTTCTTTCAACAAACTTTGTTATTATAGGACGAACCAAAACGATGCACACGATAACGAACATGATTGTGCTCAGCACTGAATAAATTGCATTTGAACTATAAGTTGAGAACGGAATCAACAATGTGAAAAGAATCCAATTGTAGGTGTCAATAATCATTGCGGCGGTTAAGGCAACTTTGCCTAGGCCAGTGTAATGAAGCTTGAGCTCTGAAAGAATTTCTACCAGGTTTGGAAAACCTGTAACTGAGAGAACTAAACTCCAAATTAAATAAACATGAGTTGAAACTTCTTCAAGCTTgaaaatattattgatataaaatCTTCGGTGTAAAGCATATAATCCTGATCCTGCTATCATAGGAAAGATTATTCCAGCAGTTGCAATGCTTGTAGCTTCTTTTTTGGCTTTGAGAATTGTATCCAAGTTCATCTCTAAGCCATTGAGGAACGCATAGTAAATCAAGCCAAAGTTTGAGATAACTTCAACATTCATTATCCCAGTTATAGGATAAACTAAAGCAAACAGGAATTCAAATCTTCTCAGGAGAGGTGGAGTTAGTAGGAAACCTGCCTATAAATTAGAAACCCAACAAATTATTAGAGTCTTAAATCAAAAGATGCTTAatgaaatttttagaataaattttcAGAACAATCTTTAATCAAATTTACATTGCACTTAGAGAGAAAATTTTAATCATGtctctaataataaaataaataagcatattaattaaagataaataccttctcaacttttttttttgtaaaatactaatttatttttttaatttattaaaaacaaattcgTATACATAGTTATGAGAATCCGACCAAATTGATCGGTTCAATCTCGTTAACAAAAAATTGGCTATCAAATCAGTCTAATTTAAggtaaaaattacagaaaaagaataaaaattcaattattcAATCTGATCGCTACAAATTTTTAGTAGTTAATCAGtttaaaataataacacaaaaaaataattttttaaaattatatattttatacataaatatattattttattatattcgatTCAATCTAAGTTAAATctagttaaatttttaaatatttgaacATTTAATTCTATTGGTTTGATAATCGGTTTGGCTTTGAGAACCTTGATTTTAGAATGTGAAAACTAAATTGTCAATTTTTTATCTGGAATTAACTTATTACGTggggaaaaagaaaatagaaatgaagaagaaagaagcatggaGATATAGATAGATACTTACAAAGACGTATGTAATAAGGCGAGATTGATGGAAGGGTTTGAATAGAAGGAAGAAAAGGCAGGCTACGAAGACAGTGTAGGCAACTTGAAAGGCCAGAGTAGGAAGCTCAGAGTCTATGATATTACCCGTTTGCCATATTCTATTAGCTTCACTCACAGAAACTGGATAACATGCAAGGGGAAGAACGTCTCCCATATATACTTTTCTTCTTCAAATATTCTTCAATTTTATCAAGTTTTGTTGACCAAGTAGAAATAAAGATTTGAACTCAATGTTATGCACCATCGAAAATATATTCTTCTATTTAAAGGAACACGGATTTTCCCAAGTTAGTAATTATTGTTGACTCTTGGTCCGTCTTTTTATCCGAATcggttttttggttttatgactTTTATCAATAACACACCGCGTAGTAACTTACTAACTTTTATGGTTGCACACGCcacatattattaatttattgtcacaaaataGTTAAGAGAAAGAGAATAGATGGTAATAAAACCAATTGTTCTGAGTTTGGAGTTTTAGAAAATGAATTATTGTTTAGAATAGGGAATCTTACTTAACTTGTATTACAAGTCTAGTTTGTGCACAAACTAATTAACTTAATTATTGATATGAAGTAGCggaataactaattttctagacTCTTAAAAAAATTCGTGATGACATTC contains:
- the LOC112805815 gene encoding cation/H(+) antiporter 15-like, with the protein product MNVEVISNFGLIYYAFLNGLEMNLDTILKAKKEATSIATAGIIFPMIAGSGLYALHRRFYINNIFKLEEVSTHVYLIWSLVLSVTGFPNLVEILSELKLHYTGLGKVALTAAMIIDTYNWILFTLLIPFSTYSSNAIYSVLSTIMFVIVCIVLVRPIITKFVERKTEENEMDEYQLLFVVMGLLLCSYVTDIIGTHGIVGAFVYGLILPRGRFADSVMAVSDDFGTGFLASIYFSGTGMRFMISSVFSHANWKLTFLVVILLCVTKILGTLFVTSLFGRPAKDGFAIGLLLNTKGALALILLSIAWDKMIFFAPTYAVLISAVLLMTMVVSPIINLIFKPRKRFQQTKLRTIERLRIDAELRMLACVHTNQHATSMINIIELFSATRLSPVYVFGLYLVEITNRATALVVAHMDKPTSQLGGQTAFTQSQVELENITFTFEGFGNRAGHDAFRVETTSVVSAYESIHEDIFNSARERGASLILLPFHKHLSNGNLLETTNSVYKDINKSVMQNAPCSVGIFVDRNLGSFSKTKLRILMVFVGGPNDREALAIAWKMARHRNVELSMIRIRLFDEPVEIESTHFEEARGILSYVMDEEKQRELDEGYISKFRYTAVNNEDSISYSEVDVHTSEDVPRVLKELDQNGCDLYIVGRGYYRNSKIFSNLLEWCECVELGVIGDILASNIFGSSSSVLVVQQYGFGGMEFGKKNSAKLIVKTE